One segment of Tenrec ecaudatus isolate mTenEca1 chromosome 1, mTenEca1.hap1, whole genome shotgun sequence DNA contains the following:
- the DUSP12 gene encoding dual specificity protein phosphatase 12: MVRPTASRPLGAAMLEGEGRRHGGERGSRGASQAACGPQMLQVRPGVYLGGAAAVAEPQQLKEAGITAVLTVDSEEPAFKTGADAAGMRCLFVAALDKPETDLLSHLDRCVAFLGQARAQGRSVLVHCHSGISRSVAVVTAFLMKTDQLTFEKAYEDLQTVKPEAKMNEGFEWQLKLYQAMGYEVDPSSAIYKQYRLQKVTEKYPELQNLPQELFAVDPTTISQGSKDEVLYKCRKCRRSLFRSSSILDHNEGIGPIAFAHKRTTPSFILTTGSQAQCTSYFIEPVQWMESTLLGVMDGQLLCPKCTAKLGSFNWYGEQCSCGRWITPAFQIHKNRVDEMKVLPVLGSQTRKL; the protein is encoded by the exons ATGGTAAGACCCACGGCCTCCAGGCCTCTGGGCGCCGCTATGTTGGAAGGTGAAGGACGGCGTCATGGCGGTGAGCGTGGGAGCCGGGGCGCGAGCCAGGCCGCCTGTGGCCCGCAGATGCTGCAAGTGCGGCCCGGGGTTTACCTGGGTGGGGCCGCGGCCGTGGCGGAGCCGCAGCAGCTGAAGGAGGCCGGCATCACAGCGGTGCTGACCGTGGACTCGGAGGAACCCGCCTTCAAGACCGGGGCGGACGCGGCGGGGATGCGCTGCCTCTTCGTGGCGGCGCTGGACAAGCCCGAGACCGACCTGCTCAGCCACCTGGACCGCTGCGTGGCCTTCCTTGGCCAGGCCCGAGCGCAGGGTCGCTCGGTGTTGGTGCACTG CCATTCAGGAATTAGTCGAAGTGTTGCTGTAGTGACTGCTTTTCTGATGAAGACTGACCAACTGACCTTTGAAAAGGCCTATGAAGACCTTCAGACTGTCAAACCAGAGGCTAA GATGAATGAGGGGTTTGAGTGGCAACTGAAATTATACCAAGCGATGGGCTATGAAGTGGACCCCTCCAGCGCCATATATAAGCAGTACCGTTTACAGAAGGTCACGGAGAAGTATCCAG AATTGCAGAATTTACCTCAGGAACTCTTTGCTGTTGACCCAACCACCATTTCACAAGGAtcgaaagatgaggttctctacaAATGTAGAAAGTGCAG GCGTTCCTTATTTAGAAGTTCTAGTATTCTGGATCATAATGAAGGAATTGGCCCCATAGCCTTTGCTCACAAGAGAACGACGCCATCTTTCATCCTTACGACAGGGAGTCAGGCGCAGTGTACATCTTACTTCATTGAACCCGTACAGTGGATGGAATCtactttgttgggagtgatggaTGGGCAG CTTCTTTGCCCAAAATGCACTGCCAAGTTGGGTTCCTTCAACTGGTATGGTGAGCAGTGCTCTTGTGGTAGATGGATAACACCTGCTTTTCAAATACACAAGAACAGAGTGGATGAAATGAAAGTGCTGCCTGTTTTGGGATCACAAACAAGAAAACTATAA